Proteins from one Watersipora subatra unplaced genomic scaffold, tzWatSuba1.1 SCAFFOLD_26, whole genome shotgun sequence genomic window:
- the LOC137409986 gene encoding kinesin-like protein KIF21B isoform X1: MVINYTQLLEPPFSSGTSIHKLSAVGKVASGHQAPIICLSLYNDSRGKEQLLTGSKDHLIKGFDISNEQTSNYPIQAKFTMDPPHYDGVQCLAHRQDILFSGSRDMRIKKWNLSEPSSQPQSVNGAHKDWITDMCMLPDNDILLSCCRSGTVKIRSNETCQQLNEVRAHSLAVNSMATNRSNLFTASSDCTIRIWWMDPHKLYSS, encoded by the exons ATGGTCATAAACTATACACAACTACTGGAACCACCGTTCAGCTCTGGGACCTCAATACATAA GCTATCGGCAGTCGGAAAGGTTGCTAGCGGCCACCAAGCACCGATTATTTGCCTTAGTTTATACAACGACTCAAGAGGGAAAGAACAACTCTTAACTGGCTCCAAGGATCATCTAATTAAGGGATTTGATATTTCCAATGAACAAACTTCAAATTATCCAATTCAGGCCAAATTTACTATGGACCCTCCTCACTATGATGGTGTTCAATGTCTCGCGCATCGTCAGGACATCCTTTTTAGTGGTTCTCGGGATATGCGTATCAAAAAATGGAACCTCAGTGAACCCTCTTCTCAACCACAG TCAGTTAATGGCGCCCATAAGGACTGGATCACCGACATGTGCATGCTACCAGATAATGACATATTGCTAAGCTGCTGTCGCTCTGGCACTGTGAAGATTCGGTCAAACGAGACTTGCCAGCAGCTAAATGAAGTGCGTGCTCATTCATTAGCCGTCAACTCTATGGCTACCAACCGCAGCAATCTCTTTACTGCCTCTAg TGATTGCACGATAAGGATCTGGTGGATGGACCcacataaactatacagttcATAG
- the LOC137409986 gene encoding kinesin-like protein KIF21A isoform X2 yields the protein MRLTNTQTGGTQNKKAQSFGTVSSCDKVTSSNQSLICVKKAVGHTKAVLSICAAENLLVSGSKDLTCKVWNMSIGSEVLCLGGHPNYVSKVRYCEVNRLVYTVSNSFVKMWDIRAGAKCITVLSSSGLVHDSIPVEPASSSQAILQQGEQQIFDIQVSRDGHKLYTTTGTTVQLWDLNT from the exons ATGAGGCTCACCAACACACAAACTGGCggcacacaaaataaaaaggcgCAGAGCTTTGGCACCGTCAGCAGCTGTGACAAA GTGACAAGCTCCAACCAGAGTCTCATATGTGTAAAGAAGGCAGTTGGTCACACAAAGGCTGTACTATCTATATGTGCCGCCGAAAATCTTTTGGTTTCTGGCAGTAAAG ACTTGACGTGCAAAGTGTGGAACATGTCAATTGGTTCAGAAGTTTTGTGTCTTGGTGGCCACCCTAACTATGTCTCCAAAGTTCGATATTGCGAGGTCAACCGGCTTGTCTACACTGTCTCcaattcatttgtcaaaatgtgGGACATCCGAGCTGGAGCTAAATGTATAACAGTGCTCAG TTCCTCTGGTCTGGTGCATGACAGTATCCCTGTGGAGCCAGCGTCGAGCAGTCAGGCCATTCTCCAACAGGGAGAGCAGCAGATATTTGATATCCAAGTCAGCAGAGATGGTCATAAACTATACACAACTACTGGAACCACCGTTCAGCTCTGGGACCTCAATACATAA